In the Bordetella genomosp. 10 genome, one interval contains:
- a CDS encoding CaiB/BaiF CoA transferase family protein, with amino-acid sequence MAQLPLAGVRVLDLTQALAGPFATMILADMGAEVIKIESPAGDLTRTTPPHIVQGTSLYFLTNNRNKRGMVLDLKAPDALAAFYDLCKVADVVIYNFSEGVADRLKIDADTLRKINEKLIVCNMTGYGRKGPDARRRAVDPIVQSLAGAVSITGVPGGEPVRAGVPSADLSTGLYAAIGVLAALHGRDRTGVGSSVEASLFHSQLSLLNYMATYCAYSGEIPQPVGSGHPGTVPSQVFKTADGWITIDAGFDRHFQTLCRILGKESLSRDPRFVSRQVRARHRGELLPILIAEIEKHTTAEWERILDEAGIPCGKVNNVKEALESPQSVAYHSLRDIRYRGEDVRVLATPVWFDGEDRHPVEPPPELGQHTADILRGLLGYDDARIAALTAKRED; translated from the coding sequence ATGGCGCAGCTTCCCTTGGCCGGCGTGCGCGTGCTCGACCTGACGCAGGCATTGGCCGGCCCCTTCGCCACCATGATCCTCGCGGACATGGGAGCCGAAGTCATCAAGATAGAGTCGCCGGCGGGCGACCTGACCCGCACCACCCCGCCTCACATCGTCCAGGGCACCTCGCTCTATTTCCTCACCAACAACCGCAACAAGCGCGGCATGGTGCTGGACCTCAAGGCCCCCGACGCGCTGGCCGCGTTCTACGACCTGTGCAAGGTGGCCGACGTGGTGATCTACAACTTCAGCGAAGGCGTGGCCGACCGCCTGAAGATAGACGCCGACACGCTGCGGAAAATCAATGAGAAGCTGATCGTCTGCAACATGACGGGCTATGGCCGCAAGGGGCCCGATGCGCGCCGCCGCGCGGTCGATCCCATCGTCCAGTCGCTGGCTGGCGCGGTCAGCATCACGGGCGTGCCCGGCGGCGAGCCGGTGCGCGCGGGCGTGCCGTCCGCCGACCTGTCCACCGGCCTGTACGCGGCGATCGGCGTGCTCGCGGCGCTGCACGGCCGCGACCGGACCGGCGTCGGCAGCAGCGTGGAGGCCAGCCTGTTCCATTCGCAGCTCAGCCTCCTCAACTACATGGCGACCTACTGCGCGTATTCCGGCGAGATCCCGCAGCCGGTGGGGTCGGGCCATCCGGGCACGGTGCCCTCCCAGGTCTTCAAGACGGCCGACGGCTGGATCACCATCGATGCCGGCTTCGACCGGCATTTCCAGACGCTGTGCCGGATACTCGGCAAGGAGAGCCTGTCGCGCGATCCGCGCTTCGTGTCGCGCCAGGTGCGCGCGCGCCACCGCGGGGAACTGCTGCCCATCCTCATTGCCGAAATCGAAAAGCACACCACGGCCGAATGGGAGCGCATCCTCGACGAGGCGGGCATCCCCTGCGGCAAGGTGAACAACGTCAAGGAGGCATTGGAATCACCCCAGAGCGTGGCGTATCACTCGCTGCGCGATATCCGCTATCGCGGCGAGGACGTGCGGGTATTGGCGACGCCGGTGTGGTTCGACGGCGAAGACCGCCATCCCGTCGAACCGCCGCCGGAGCTGGGCCAGCATACCGCCGACATCCTGCGCGGCCTGCTGGGCTACGACGACGCGCGCATCGCGGCGCTGAC